The nucleotide sequence TTAATTTCAATGATATAAAATAAAATCATTGGAAATAAATTCAAATTAGTCTAGAATTCATTATTTAAGTTTGCAGAATACAGGCGCCTTGAAGCCCCAATCCGGTTCCTTACAAGGGGCTACATGGTGTCTGGCTCCATGATTCTGAATGCACAAATTGACGACTATCAAATTTAAAACATTCGCCTATCCACAAATCATTCAAATATATTGAGGTTTTGGAGTATTTCAAACCCATACCAAGAATTCAGAGTACATGATTTCATAGAGACTAAAATCATTCAAATATATTGAGTTTTTGGAGTATATCACCTTCCCCCATCAGTTCAAACTTTTGGATAAATTAGCTGGAGCACTAATTCAACATGATATTAGAGCCAAGAGGTCCCATATTCAATACATAGCTAATATATTATTAATGAAAATAGTTTCCACATACATCAACCCAACGTCTAAGGTCTCAAGGAGGCTACACATCCATGGGGTGGGGGTGAAATATATTGACCGCCTCTGTCCATAAGTGACTTTTAGGTAGACATTTTAAAATATTTGAGCTAGGCTCCTAGGTCTGATCATCTCCATTGAATTTTTGTTTTAGGCAAACTGGAGGAATCTGATGGAACATTATTATGCCTAATAGTAGCAACCTGCAAACTCGTCAGCAGTGCCTGCAATTTCCATGTGTTTCTATTAAGTGATGATGGTTTTACCCACAAAGAAATCACTGAGTTGGTGGCTGGCACAATGGTGGTTGCTATTTGCTACCCCTATATACTTCTGAAATGGCACGAATTGATCTTCCCGAACTTGACACCCTTGAAGTCGTGGGTCGCATGGCGTCCTAACGTCAGGATTTTCAGAGACACAGGCGTTCTTGTGATTATTTCCTACCTGCTATTGCTGGACATCAATTGGAGATTCCTCTTACTTGCCATCTTTCCTATTATGGCCATTACTTTCATAGGAGCACTGTACTTTAAGCTCAATCGTTGTACTGGCGACATTGGTCGTAAAGTTACTCCACAATCTTCTATGGTCGATGAGAATACCATCATCAAGACACCTATGGAGCTGGAGATCATAGTGGTGGTGACGTTCGGGGCGCTGTTGGTGATGGATCAACTTGACGATGGTGCAGCTATGGGCTTCGCCATCACACAGTTTCTCTTGTTCCTGAGCTCCACTGTGGCGGCATTGACGCGCATGATGATGAAGCTGCCTACTGATCCTTTTCCGGGCAGTGCACCGGCGTCAGAGTTGCTCCACAAGACCTTGCTTCTACTTCTACTGGTGACGGCACACACATTGGCCGCGGAGTGGCTGGGCGAGGATGTGGTTCTGTTCTGCATGCCGGAGGTTGTTCCGGTGCTCCTCTGGTACAGCCTTCACCTCGACCGCCCACACCACCACCCACTCATCAGCGTCGACAAAATGAAGCCACGCATGAAGGGGCTCATTGCCCTATCTACACTGGTGGTATTTCCTCTTTTCGCATACATGGTGAACTCCATGGATGTTTCTGGGCTCTCCTGGTGCACGAGGATCATGGTGTCATGTGGCGTCTCAGGGGTTCTGACCTACTACCTTGTGTTCATGCTACGCTACTGGCATTGGCCGTGGAAAAGAGAAGCAGCAGCCGCTGGCCGCAGCAAGGACGATGTGGTTTCCTCCGGCATGCTCAAGTTTTTGGCAAATGTTTTACTCATAACGGCGGCATTGCTGCTGCTGCTAAGGTATATGGTTTCTGTCCGGCTTGGTCTGCAACCATCATTGGTTGGTATGCTACATTTAAATTCGCAACGACTAAGCTAGTACTTCTACTGTATCGTAATT is from Triticum aestivum cultivar Chinese Spring chromosome 3A, IWGSC CS RefSeq v2.1, whole genome shotgun sequence and encodes:
- the LOC123057492 gene encoding uncharacterized protein → MAWSLGSQRQEIVSHNGHAHQPPPHSRLISKLEESDGTLLCLIVATCKLVSSACNFHVFLLSDDGFTHKEITELVAGTMVVAICYPYILLKWHELIFPNLTPLKSWVAWRPNVRIFRDTGVLVIISYLLLLDINWRFLLLAIFPIMAITFIGALYFKLNRCTGDIGRKVTPQSSMVDENTIIKTPMELEIIVVVTFGALLVMDQLDDGAAMGFAITQFLLFLSSTVAALTRMMMKLPTDPFPGSAPASELLHKTLLLLLLVTAHTLAAEWLGEDVVLFCMPEVVPVLLWYSLHLDRPHHHPLISVDKMKPRMKGLIALSTLVVFPLFAYMVNSMDVSGLSWCTRIMVSCGVSGVLTYYLVFMLRYWHWPWKREAAAAGRSKDDVVSSGMLKFLANVLLITAALLLLLRYMVSVRLGLQPSLVGMLHLNSQRLS